In one Umezawaea sp. Da 62-37 genomic region, the following are encoded:
- a CDS encoding FHA domain-containing protein, translated as MSQPPGYGQGQGQPGHDPYGQGGYGQPPQQPGYDQGYGQAPQQPGYDQGYGQPPAQGYDQGYGQQPAAPGGYDQGYGQQPAAPGGYDQGYGGQQPGYDQGYGQQPAQGYDQGYGGQQPAAPAGYDQGYGQQPGYDQGYGQGGYGQGGYQDPAAGYAPPAVQSGPRTLNATLHLDDGSNRTYPLKQGGNVVGRGQEADFRLPDTGVSRRHLEITWDGQSAMLADLGSTNGTTVNGTPVQTWQLAEGDVVRIGHSSLVFRTQG; from the coding sequence ATGAGCCAGCCTCCCGGCTACGGACAAGGACAGGGCCAGCCCGGCCACGACCCCTATGGGCAGGGCGGGTACGGCCAACCGCCACAGCAGCCCGGTTACGACCAGGGCTACGGCCAGGCGCCGCAGCAGCCGGGTTACGACCAGGGCTACGGCCAGCCGCCCGCGCAGGGCTACGACCAGGGTTACGGGCAGCAGCCCGCGGCTCCTGGCGGTTACGACCAGGGTTACGGGCAGCAGCCCGCGGCTCCCGGCGGCTACGACCAGGGCTACGGCGGCCAGCAGCCCGGTTACGACCAGGGCTACGGCCAGCAGCCCGCGCAGGGCTACGACCAGGGCTACGGCGGCCAGCAGCCCGCCGCTCCCGCGGGCTACGACCAGGGTTACGGGCAGCAGCCCGGCTACGACCAGGGTTACGGCCAGGGCGGGTACGGCCAGGGCGGCTACCAGGACCCGGCAGCGGGTTACGCACCGCCCGCCGTGCAGTCCGGACCGCGCACGCTGAACGCGACGCTGCACCTCGACGACGGCTCCAACCGCACTTATCCCCTCAAGCAGGGTGGAAATGTGGTCGGTCGCGGACAGGAGGCGGACTTCCGCCTGCCGGACACCGGAGTCTCCAGGAGGCACCTGGAGATCACGTGGGATGGGCAGAGTGCAATGCTCGCGGATCTCGGTTCGACCAATGGCACCACGGTGAACGGCACTCCAGTGCAGACTTGGCAGCTCGCGGAAGGCGATGTCGTCCGCATCGGCCACTCCTCACTGGTGTTCCGCACGCAAGGCTGA
- a CDS encoding NADP-dependent oxidoreductase, translating to MRAIAVHEFGGAPVLVDVPKPVPGPGEVLVRLAAAGVNPFDRKVADGMMRGSMRHVFPLVLGIDGAGVVEEVGEGTTRFAPGDALFGTFFQEPAGVGTYAEYATAPETNPLALLPAGFDLVVAAALPTAGLTAVQLVDALEPREGITLLLVGATGGVGQFVVQLTAAAGARVVATGRPHDVERLLALGAAEVVDHTAGPLTGRVHGVDAIIDLVGDGAGFAANLPAVRLGGQALSTTSSADADVLASRGVRGGNFETRGTAEALSRLAESVSDGGLIVPVEHRLPLAEAAAELARPRSTGARGKTVVVI from the coding sequence ATGCGGGCCATCGCGGTGCACGAGTTCGGCGGGGCGCCGGTCCTCGTGGACGTCCCCAAGCCCGTACCGGGTCCCGGAGAAGTACTCGTCCGGCTCGCGGCCGCTGGGGTGAACCCCTTCGACCGGAAGGTCGCCGACGGGATGATGCGGGGCTCCATGCGGCACGTCTTCCCCCTGGTGCTCGGCATCGACGGCGCGGGCGTCGTCGAGGAGGTCGGCGAAGGCACGACCCGGTTCGCGCCGGGCGACGCGCTGTTCGGCACGTTCTTCCAGGAGCCCGCGGGCGTGGGCACCTACGCGGAGTACGCCACCGCGCCCGAGACGAACCCCCTGGCGCTCCTGCCCGCCGGGTTCGACCTCGTGGTCGCGGCCGCCCTCCCCACGGCGGGACTCACGGCCGTGCAGCTGGTGGACGCGCTGGAGCCCCGCGAGGGCATCACCCTGCTGCTCGTGGGAGCCACCGGCGGCGTCGGGCAGTTCGTCGTCCAGCTCACTGCCGCGGCCGGGGCGCGGGTGGTCGCCACGGGCAGGCCGCACGACGTCGAGCGGCTGCTGGCCCTGGGCGCCGCGGAGGTCGTCGACCACACCGCCGGACCGCTCACCGGCAGGGTGCACGGCGTCGACGCGATCATCGACCTGGTGGGCGACGGCGCCGGGTTCGCCGCCAACCTCCCCGCCGTCCGACTCGGCGGGCAGGCGCTCAGCACGACCTCCTCCGCCGACGCCGACGTACTGGCCTCCCGCGGCGTGCGCGGCGGGAACTTCGAGACGCGCGGAACGGCGGAAGCGCTGAGCCGGTTGGCGGAGTCCGTGTCCGACGGCGGGCTGATCGTGCCCGTCGAGCACCGTTTGCCGCTCGCCGAGGCGGCCGCCGAACTGGCCCGACCCAGGTCAACCGGTGCGCGGGGCAAGACCGTCGTGGTCATCTGA